Proteins encoded in a region of the Scyliorhinus torazame isolate Kashiwa2021f chromosome 1, sScyTor2.1, whole genome shotgun sequence genome:
- the LOC140419857 gene encoding probable G-protein coupled receptor 139 — protein MRLVDLLFLLFDVEPIFYHILGVVGVSSNFVAIVILTRGRCGLSKGVTWYLLSMALADLLVIIIDVIVSKMNFLGLYSSFFYYIPGCNIREVISSTVVEISVWLTVAFTFDRTVAICFQKLKIKYCTEKTAATVITTVSVLSLLTNIPLFFKYILYDFDYYCSVTYQYYYSPLWITFDWILRILTPVLPFVLILLLNTLTVRHILMANAVRRKLRGQRNGDEKNDSEMKNRRRSIILLFTITGSFILLWATRVVYLSIQRITGMYEVWTTPQLVIDMMGRMLQLSSSCTNTFIYVVTQRKFREEVMNAVKYPFTLILKFIK, from the exons ATGCGTCTAGTGGATCTATTGTTTCTGCTCTTCGATGTCGAACCCATTTTCTATCACATTCTTGGGGTGGTTGGAGTTTCAT CTAACTTTGTCGCAATCGTGATACTAACTCGAGGAAGGTGTGGTCTCTCCAAAGGCGTCACCTGGTATTTGTTGTCAATGGCCCTGGCAGATCTGCTGGTCATCATTATTGACGTCATAGTGAGCAAAATGAATTTCTTAGGTCTGTATTCTTCATTCTTTTACTACATACCGGGCTGTAACATCAGAGAAGTGATATCTTCCACCGTTGTAGAGATTTCTGTCTGGCTCACAGTCGCCTTCACCTTTGACCGCACAGTCGCCATTTGCTTCCAGAAACTGAAGATTAAATACTGCactgagaaaactgcagccaccGTTATCacaacggtgagtgtgttgagtttGTTAACCAACATCCCGCTATTTTTTAAATACATATTGTACGATTTTGATTACTATTGTTCAGTAACATATCAATACTACTATTCACCTTTGTGGATAACATTTGACTGGATACTCCGCATTTTAACTCCAGTGCTCCCCTTTGTGCTGATCCTGCTGCTCAATACTCTCACCGTCAGGCACATCCTGATGGCCAATGCAGTCCGCAGGAAACTGAGGGGACAGCGAAACGGGGATGAGAAGAATGATTCAGAAATGAAGAATCGAAGaagatccatcattttactcttcaccaTAACGGGCAGTTTTATCCTGTTATGGGCGACACGTGTCGTTTATCTATCAATTCAGCGAATTACTGGAATGTATGAGGTGTGGACAACTCCTCAGCTTGTAATAGATATGATGGGAAGAATGCTTCAGTTatccagttcctgcaccaacacatttatttacgTAGTCACACAGAGGAAGTTCAGAGAGGAGGTGATGAACGCTGTGAAATATCCCTTTACTCTCATCCTGAAGTTCATTAAATAA